The Halobaculum sp. MBLA0143 genome includes a region encoding these proteins:
- a CDS encoding DUF6176 family protein — protein sequence MADVVSTRERVEPGCEDRLREWMAEVKRRESEAMETLAHEGMVAEAAFLDEQPEATYLMYYMEAEDLDEVYEAFRSSPYEIDREHAAVVDEVLADDQPDEQPELLCHAVNGGAVDERDGGFSPGGVESDGAGSDGVESSGAESRESEDGADDE from the coding sequence GTGGCAGACGTCGTGTCGACCAGAGAGCGGGTGGAACCGGGCTGTGAGGATCGACTCCGCGAGTGGATGGCGGAGGTGAAGCGGCGCGAGTCGGAGGCGATGGAGACGCTCGCCCACGAGGGGATGGTCGCCGAGGCTGCCTTCCTGGACGAGCAGCCCGAGGCGACGTACCTGATGTACTACATGGAAGCCGAGGACCTCGACGAGGTGTACGAGGCGTTCAGGTCGTCGCCCTACGAGATCGACCGGGAACACGCGGCCGTCGTGGACGAGGTGTTGGCGGACGACCAACCGGACGAACAGCCGGAGCTGCTGTGCCACGCCGTCAACGGCGGGGCTGTCGACGAGCGGGACGGTGGGTTCTCGCCGGGCGGCGTCGAGTCGGATGGCGCTGGATCGGACGGCGTCGAGTCGAGTGGTGCCGAGTCGCGCGAGAGTGAAGACGGAGCAGACGACGAGTGA
- a CDS encoding MFS transporter, with translation MIDPTTDRGHLLRRNAPFRRFLAGEFVTNLGDSLYAVAVLWFALQTSGSPLVVSVVNAALLTPWLLQFAAGAVVDRVDVVRLLVVVQLLQGVGVAGLAVAGATGRLAVPLLTAVVAALAGLAVTLTPVQARLVPRLVADERLSTGNGLLATVTLGLDTVFEAVGGLLIPVFGVEALLAADAATFLVAAVLFARVRPGLTGGDDGADTDVDTATDGGDTDSGGDTGSGGDTGSGGDSRPSVSDAVTAYVADTREGIAALRGTVFVELVGVSAVFHLALGATLTLLPVYAATRGGAGTYGLLLGAFGVGRVVGTNVADRLTGLPYGWFRAGTSLAAAGAWVASVATTSRLAAVVLFGLAWVPAGANGVFVSTLNQRLFPSELLGRVSSLKGTASTATLPVGSLLGGVAATLLDARTAMALGATGFAFVGLWFCLRPRLRRLPSVRAATPAAFDVTVGDDPE, from the coding sequence GTGATCGACCCGACGACCGACCGGGGCCACCTCCTCCGGCGGAACGCTCCGTTCCGGCGGTTTCTCGCCGGGGAGTTCGTCACCAACCTGGGCGACAGCCTCTACGCCGTCGCGGTGCTCTGGTTCGCCCTCCAGACCAGCGGCTCGCCGCTGGTCGTCTCGGTGGTCAACGCCGCGCTGCTGACGCCGTGGCTGTTGCAGTTCGCCGCCGGCGCCGTCGTCGACCGCGTCGACGTGGTCCGACTGCTCGTCGTCGTCCAACTGCTCCAGGGTGTCGGTGTCGCCGGACTCGCGGTCGCCGGCGCGACCGGCCGGCTCGCCGTCCCGTTGCTGACCGCCGTCGTCGCGGCACTGGCGGGGCTCGCGGTGACGCTCACGCCGGTCCAGGCCCGTCTCGTTCCGCGGCTCGTCGCCGACGAACGACTGTCGACCGGTAACGGGCTGCTCGCGACGGTCACGCTCGGACTCGACACCGTGTTCGAGGCCGTCGGCGGACTGTTGATCCCCGTCTTCGGCGTCGAGGCGCTGCTGGCGGCCGACGCCGCGACGTTCCTCGTCGCCGCCGTGTTGTTCGCTCGCGTCCGCCCGGGACTGACGGGTGGTGACGACGGAGCCGACACCGACGTCGACACCGCCACCGACGGCGGTGACACGGACTCCGGCGGTGACACGGGCTCCGGCGGTGACACGGGCTCCGGCGGTGACAGTCGACCCTCCGTCTCGGACGCAGTCACGGCGTACGTCGCCGACACCCGCGAGGGGATTGCGGCGCTCCGCGGGACGGTGTTCGTCGAGCTCGTCGGGGTGTCGGCCGTGTTCCACCTCGCACTCGGAGCGACGTTGACACTGCTCCCGGTGTACGCCGCGACCCGCGGCGGTGCCGGGACGTACGGACTCCTCTTGGGTGCGTTCGGCGTCGGTCGCGTCGTCGGGACGAACGTCGCCGACCGACTCACCGGGCTGCCGTACGGGTGGTTCCGGGCCGGCACGTCGCTGGCGGCCGCCGGCGCCTGGGTCGCGTCCGTCGCAACCACCTCCCGGCTCGCCGCCGTCGTTCTGTTCGGGCTGGCGTGGGTGCCGGCCGGCGCCAACGGTGTCTTCGTGTCGACGCTCAACCAACGGCTGTTCCCGTCGGAACTGCTCGGTCGCGTCTCCTCGCTGAAAGGGACCGCCTCGACGGCGACGCTGCCGGTCGGGTCGCTCCTGGGTGGCGTCGCCGCGACACTCCTGGACGCTCGAACGGCGATGGCGCTCGGCGCCACGGGGTTCGCGTTCGTTGGCCTCTGGTTCTGCCTCCGACCACGACTCCGCCGGCTCCCGTCCGTTCGAGCGGCCACGCCGGCCGCGTTCGACGTGACCGTCGGCGACGACCCGGAGTGA
- a CDS encoding cyclase family protein produces MRDLTHEIETGMQTYPGDPAVSVTPAATVETDGYAVRRVELGSHAGTHVDAPAHVLADGRTLASFDPETFVFDAVRVDCRDLGAREAVPADRVPTDTDADCVVFDTGWADHWGAARYRDHPYLAPAAGRACAEAGLAVATDTLSPDPTPPADHGSGGGSEGGSHHANGDENRADEPDGVPVHEAVLGAERPIVENLTGLAGLDRFELRALPLALDGDGAPVRAVAVESSSPTEASPE; encoded by the coding sequence GTGCGCGACCTCACACACGAGATCGAGACGGGGATGCAGACGTACCCGGGCGACCCGGCGGTGTCGGTGACGCCCGCGGCGACGGTGGAGACGGACGGGTACGCCGTCCGCCGGGTCGAACTCGGGAGTCACGCCGGTACCCACGTCGACGCCCCGGCACACGTCCTCGCCGACGGCCGGACGCTGGCGTCGTTCGACCCGGAGACGTTCGTCTTCGACGCCGTTCGGGTGGACTGCCGGGACCTGGGCGCCCGCGAGGCGGTGCCGGCCGACCGGGTGCCGACGGACACCGACGCCGACTGTGTCGTGTTCGACACGGGCTGGGCCGACCACTGGGGGGCGGCACGCTACCGTGACCACCCGTACCTCGCGCCCGCCGCCGGCCGAGCGTGTGCCGAAGCGGGGCTGGCAGTCGCCACGGACACACTGAGCCCCGACCCGACCCCGCCCGCCGATCACGGTAGTGGCGGGGGTAGTGAGGGCGGGAGCCACCACGCGAACGGTGACGAGAACCGAGCGGACGAACCCGACGGTGTCCCGGTCCACGAGGCGGTCCTGGGGGCCGAACGGCCGATCGTCGAGAACCTGACCGGGCTCGCGGGACTGGATCGGTTCGAACTCCGGGCGCTCCCGTTGGCGCTCGACGGGGACGGAGCGCCGGTCCGAGCCGTCGCCGTCGAGTCGTCGTCGCCGACCGAGGCGTCACCGGAGTGA
- a CDS encoding ABC transporter ATP-binding protein: MSNIQNGADGRRAPSSGDQPPGDDRGTDDGVADAAEPVFTASGVEKTYRSRLPFVGREVPVLTGAELELSPGEIVGIVGENGSGKSTLLQILVGALAPDAGTVDDDAAVGWCPQETLLYDRLTVEETFSLFGEAYGLSAERVRERRDELAARLGFEQFLSYRVDHLSGGNRQKVNLAVAVLHEPDVLFLDEPYTGFDWDTYLAFWELAEDLVADGTAIAVVSHLVSERERFDRVVELRDGRLHERDEPPQQARSAAHDGSAEEAQTDTTDSTATDATDDASTATGVEEP, translated from the coding sequence ATGTCGAATATACAGAACGGAGCGGACGGTCGGCGGGCGCCGTCGTCCGGCGACCAGCCGCCCGGAGACGACCGCGGGACGGACGACGGCGTGGCCGACGCGGCCGAACCGGTGTTCACCGCCAGCGGCGTCGAGAAGACGTACCGTTCGCGGCTCCCGTTCGTCGGCCGGGAGGTTCCGGTGTTGACCGGTGCCGAGCTCGAGCTGTCCCCCGGGGAGATCGTCGGGATCGTCGGCGAGAACGGCTCGGGGAAGTCGACGCTGCTGCAGATCCTCGTCGGCGCGCTCGCGCCGGACGCCGGGACGGTCGACGACGACGCCGCGGTCGGGTGGTGTCCACAGGAGACGCTGTTGTACGACCGGCTGACCGTGGAGGAGACGTTCTCGTTGTTCGGCGAGGCGTACGGACTGTCCGCGGAGCGGGTCCGCGAGCGGCGCGACGAGCTGGCCGCACGGCTCGGCTTCGAGCAGTTCCTGTCGTACCGCGTCGACCACCTCTCGGGCGGAAACCGACAGAAGGTGAACCTCGCCGTCGCCGTGCTCCACGAGCCGGACGTGTTGTTCCTCGACGAGCCGTACACGGGGTTCGACTGGGACACGTACCTCGCGTTCTGGGAGCTGGCGGAGGACCTGGTCGCGGACGGCACCGCGATCGCGGTCGTCTCACACCTCGTCAGCGAGCGCGAGCGGTTCGACCGCGTGGTCGAGCTCCGGGACGGCCGGCTCCACGAACGGGACGAGCCACCCCAGCAGGCCCGGAGCGCGGCACACGACGGCAGCGCCGAGGAGGCGCAGACGGACACGACAGACAGTACCGCCACGGACGCGACGGACGACGCCAGCACCGCTACGGGGGTCGAAGAGCCGTGA
- a CDS encoding ArsA family ATPase has protein sequence MPEFVLYGGKGGVGKTTLAAATGLQAAEAGRRTLIVSTDPAHSVGDVLDCEVGERPTSVPPTRDLYALEVDPRERFRRRYGETFDELLGDAQSLGFDVDESDVQDVSRRGLVPGADEVAVVDLFAEYDADDDWEVVVFDTAPTGHTLRLLELPDVLDTTVGKLLSARERVRSVTDTVGRLFGGSDDDDGGRSYTDRATTLQSTVDRVGDRLREAHHTEFRVVALPERVALAETRRLVAELDEAGVPADTVLLNRTLREPPGDCPNCAPRYERQRAAVSDATDDIDRTVVEVPLVSDAEGRDRVARVADHVPAVE, from the coding sequence GTGCCCGAATTCGTGTTGTACGGCGGTAAGGGTGGTGTCGGGAAGACTACGCTCGCGGCGGCGACGGGGCTCCAGGCGGCCGAGGCCGGCCGGCGGACGCTGATCGTGAGCACGGACCCCGCACACAGCGTCGGGGACGTGCTCGACTGCGAGGTGGGCGAACGGCCGACGAGCGTCCCGCCGACGCGGGACCTGTACGCGCTGGAGGTGGACCCGCGCGAGCGGTTCCGTCGGCGCTACGGCGAGACGTTCGACGAGCTGCTGGGTGACGCACAGTCGCTCGGGTTCGACGTCGACGAGTCGGACGTGCAGGACGTGTCCCGCCGCGGACTGGTCCCCGGCGCCGACGAGGTGGCGGTCGTCGACCTGTTCGCCGAGTACGACGCAGACGACGACTGGGAGGTGGTCGTGTTCGACACTGCGCCGACGGGCCACACGCTGCGACTACTGGAACTGCCGGACGTGCTCGACACGACCGTCGGCAAACTCCTGTCGGCCCGCGAACGAGTGCGGTCGGTCACCGACACCGTCGGCCGTCTCTTCGGCGGCTCCGACGACGACGACGGAGGGCGTTCGTACACCGACCGGGCGACGACGCTCCAGTCGACGGTCGACCGCGTCGGCGACCGGCTCCGGGAGGCCCACCACACGGAGTTCCGTGTCGTCGCTCTCCCGGAACGAGTCGCGCTGGCGGAGACCCGCCGACTCGTCGCGGAACTGGACGAGGCCGGCGTCCCCGCCGACACCGTCTTACTCAACCGGACGCTCCGCGAGCCCCCGGGTGACTGCCCGAACTGCGCGCCGCGGTACGAGCGCCAGCGAGCGGCCGTGAGCGACGCCACCGACGACATCGACCGGACGGTCGTGGAGGTGCCGCTCGTGTCCGACGCCGAGGGCCGCGACCGGGTCGCCCGCGTCGCAGACCACGTCCCCGCCGTGGAGTAA
- a CDS encoding N-acetyltransferase family protein translates to MFSVREFRPADAAAVWRVHERAFRASRLPFEDDPELDRDLGAPTTHYVDGDGTLLVGVVETERGGPDEGADEERLVALGASEPVDETTVEFRRLRVDPDHRRRGYASRLLDELRARAVAGGFETVVLETDERLQAARALYESRGYEQTGDGCGERCGVTYRLRLPGDG, encoded by the coding sequence GTGTTCAGTGTCCGCGAGTTCCGGCCCGCAGACGCCGCGGCAGTCTGGCGTGTCCACGAGCGTGCCTTCCGGGCGTCGCGGCTCCCGTTCGAGGACGACCCCGAGTTGGATCGGGACCTCGGGGCGCCGACGACACACTACGTCGACGGCGACGGGACGCTCCTCGTCGGGGTGGTCGAGACAGAACGCGGAGGTCCCGACGAGGGAGCCGACGAGGAGAGACTCGTCGCGCTCGGTGCGTCGGAGCCGGTCGACGAGACGACCGTCGAGTTCCGGCGACTGCGGGTCGACCCCGACCACCGACGGCGGGGGTACGCGAGCCGACTGCTCGACGAACTCCGTGCACGTGCCGTCGCGGGTGGCTTCGAGACGGTCGTGTTGGAGACGGACGAGCGGCTGCAGGCGGCGCGGGCGTTGTACGAGTCGCGTGGCTACGAACAGACCGGAGACGGCTGCGGGGAACGGTGTGGCGTCACGTACCGACTGCGGCTCCCAGGAGACGGGTGA
- the phoU gene encoding phosphate signaling complex protein PhoU — translation MSRESYREMLDELRENVLYLGELVEGQLRDALDALVDRDERLAQRVVQTDDDVDDLFLELESDCVDLLALQQPVAGDLRLIVASFKILTDLERIGDLAVNLAEYATGVEYTVAPDVDVQRIGETVLENLSAATDAYAAEDPEQCFDVAAADDEVDAMCETASESVVRSLVVGDGVGGPDVDTLLSEVSRLLLTLRDLERAGDHAVNVAGRTLFAAENDDALL, via the coding sequence ATGTCACGGGAGAGCTATAGAGAGATGCTGGACGAACTGCGCGAGAACGTGTTGTACCTCGGTGAGTTGGTCGAAGGCCAACTGCGGGACGCGCTGGACGCGCTCGTCGACCGGGACGAGAGGTTGGCCCAGCGGGTGGTCCAGACCGACGACGACGTGGACGACCTGTTCTTGGAGCTGGAGAGCGACTGTGTCGACCTGCTCGCGCTCCAACAACCCGTCGCGGGTGACCTGCGACTGATCGTCGCCTCGTTCAAGATCCTCACGGATCTGGAACGGATCGGAGATCTCGCGGTCAACCTCGCGGAGTACGCGACCGGCGTGGAGTACACGGTGGCGCCGGACGTGGACGTCCAACGGATCGGCGAGACCGTGTTGGAGAACCTCAGTGCCGCGACGGACGCCTACGCCGCCGAGGACCCGGAGCAGTGTTTCGACGTGGCCGCGGCCGACGACGAGGTGGACGCGATGTGTGAGACGGCCAGCGAGTCGGTCGTCCGCTCGCTCGTCGTCGGTGACGGTGTCGGCGGCCCGGACGTCGACACACTGTTGTCGGAGGTGTCGCGGCTCCTGCTCACGCTGCGAGACCTGGAGCGGGCCGGCGACCACGCCGTCAACGTCGCCGGACGGACGCTGTTCGCGGCCGAGAACGACGACGCCCTCCTGTAG
- a CDS encoding GbsR/MarR family transcriptional regulator, with amino-acid sequence MTETETATELQPGGQAGEARERVIEAFERSAEIYGLSRSYGRLYGLLYFADGPASLDQLVEASGYAKSTVSTTLKDMERLHLVYRRSVPGEGKRAFYEAERDFWTVVREFLRREVRREIDIVGRALADAEETLEAAAEASPSDDGSDGAGDADRDTDDDRIERDLRRVRELRQMYDRSERAVRLLTGSSVDRLAGLLERLRNDR; translated from the coding sequence ATGACCGAGACCGAGACGGCGACGGAGCTCCAGCCGGGCGGACAGGCAGGGGAGGCCCGCGAACGCGTGATCGAGGCGTTCGAACGGAGCGCGGAGATCTACGGGTTGAGTCGGAGCTACGGCCGGCTGTACGGGTTGTTGTACTTCGCGGACGGGCCGGCGTCGTTGGACCAGTTGGTCGAGGCCAGCGGCTACGCAAAGTCGACGGTGAGCACCACGCTGAAAGACATGGAGCGGCTCCACCTGGTCTACCGTCGCTCCGTTCCGGGCGAGGGGAAACGAGCGTTCTACGAGGCAGAACGCGACTTCTGGACGGTCGTCAGAGAGTTCCTCCGTCGGGAGGTCCGACGCGAGATCGACATCGTGGGTCGTGCGCTCGCGGACGCCGAAGAGACGCTGGAGGCCGCCGCCGAAGCGTCGCCTTCCGACGACGGCTCCGACGGGGCGGGCGACGCCGACCGGGACACCGACGACGACCGGATCGAACGCGACCTCCGACGAGTTCGGGAGCTCCGACAGATGTACGACCGGAGCGAACGGGCCGTCCGGTTGTTGACCGGTTCCTCGGTCGACCGCCTCGCCGGGCTGTTGGAACGCCTCCGGAACGACCGGTGA
- a CDS encoding LamG-like jellyroll fold domain-containing protein, with translation MADGNRAEASLLAGGYSYDGRPVRTPQFGTERTFTVALWFRAAAPDDGWQTLVKWDYLAVGLRHGLLFAHVYDPETDRERARTDLPTADLRADRWHHVAYVCDDTAATLYLDGREVDTTTHDDRIEIAPRGVCLGYIYRDRDTGVHAPEFDGRIVDARFYETRLDATTIREIVAATSPDVAGDSPV, from the coding sequence GTGGCCGACGGCAACCGGGCGGAGGCGTCGCTGCTCGCAGGGGGCTACAGCTACGACGGCCGACCAGTCCGGACGCCGCAGTTCGGTACGGAGAGGACGTTCACGGTCGCGCTGTGGTTCCGGGCCGCGGCGCCCGACGACGGCTGGCAGACGCTCGTCAAGTGGGACTACCTCGCCGTCGGGCTCCGGCACGGGCTCCTCTTCGCCCACGTGTACGACCCGGAGACGGACCGCGAGCGCGCCCGGACGGACCTCCCGACGGCCGACCTCCGGGCCGACCGCTGGCACCACGTCGCGTACGTCTGTGACGACACCGCCGCGACGCTGTACCTCGACGGCCGCGAGGTCGACACGACGACTCACGACGACCGGATCGAGATCGCCCCCCGCGGCGTCTGTCTGGGGTACATCTACCGCGACCGCGACACCGGGGTCCACGCGCCCGAGTTCGACGGCCGGATCGTCGACGCCCGGTTCTACGAGACCAGGCTCGACGCCACGACGATCCGCGAGATCGTCGCCGCGACGAGCCCCGACGTGGCCGGCGACTCGCCGGTGTGA
- a CDS encoding YbjQ family protein, whose amino-acid sequence MEVVSTETVPGEEIAASLGVVRGNTVRARNVGRDITQSIRNITGGELKAYSELLSDARDEALERMVEDAESMDADAIVNVRMESSAIANGGSEVIAYGTAVRLE is encoded by the coding sequence ATGGAGGTTGTCAGTACGGAGACGGTGCCGGGCGAGGAGATTGCGGCGTCACTCGGAGTCGTTCGCGGGAACACGGTCAGAGCACGCAACGTCGGGCGGGACATCACTCAGAGCATCCGCAACATCACCGGCGGGGAGCTGAAGGCGTACTCGGAGCTGCTGTCGGACGCCAGAGACGAGGCGCTGGAGCGGATGGTCGAGGACGCCGAGTCGATGGACGCGGACGCGATCGTCAACGTCCGAATGGAGAGTTCGGCCATCGCCAACGGCGGCAGCGAGGTGATCGCCTACGGCACCGCAGTTCGGCTGGAGTGA
- a CDS encoding MFS transporter produces MIGVVGRYYAYRATVSAGFYLPVSVVYLQANDVSLAGIGTVQAVFLFVLVLSEVPTGYVGDRLGRRAGLALGSLLTATVMAGFVLAESTAGFAVVFALWGFAWTFRSGTASAWLYELLAAVDRDDEYTRVDGRSRGLLAGTSAAAALGGAALYGVDPRLPFVANGVLALLGLPVLATLPRTSATNPEADGADGADVADGLGLGGAVRVLRDELGRADLRWLVVYAALFNVAFSLSRVFEQPAMRAVGVPVTGLGVFYAAVKLVSAASSTLAGQAEDLLGRRGVLFGLAPVYGLVYGLAALVPAAIVPALFVSRGATSLTRPVRNGYLNDRIEDVGRATVLSGVSMALSLASGAANVVGGQFAERFGTVSFLVVTTVAVAALGVVLWLVTDPVRTPVDATAATESGDD; encoded by the coding sequence GTGATCGGTGTCGTCGGGAGGTACTACGCGTATCGCGCGACAGTGTCGGCTGGCTTCTACCTCCCCGTCTCCGTCGTCTACCTGCAGGCCAACGACGTGTCACTCGCCGGTATCGGGACGGTCCAGGCCGTGTTCCTGTTCGTGTTGGTGCTCTCGGAGGTGCCGACCGGCTACGTCGGCGACAGGCTCGGCCGGCGTGCGGGGCTGGCGCTCGGCAGCCTGCTGACGGCGACGGTGATGGCGGGGTTCGTCCTCGCAGAGTCCACCGCCGGGTTCGCCGTCGTGTTCGCGCTCTGGGGGTTCGCGTGGACGTTCCGGAGCGGGACGGCGAGCGCCTGGCTGTACGAACTCCTCGCGGCCGTCGACCGAGACGACGAGTACACGCGAGTCGACGGTCGCTCTCGGGGGTTGTTGGCCGGCACCTCCGCCGCCGCCGCGCTCGGCGGGGCGGCGCTGTACGGGGTCGACCCACGCCTCCCGTTCGTCGCCAACGGCGTGCTCGCGTTACTGGGGCTCCCCGTCCTCGCCACGCTGCCGCGGACGAGCGCGACGAACCCCGAGGCCGACGGAGCGGACGGCGCGGACGTCGCCGACGGCCTCGGCCTCGGGGGCGCCGTTCGGGTGTTGCGCGACGAACTCGGGCGGGCCGACCTCCGCTGGCTGGTCGTGTACGCAGCACTGTTCAACGTCGCCTTCTCGCTGAGCCGCGTGTTCGAACAGCCGGCGATGCGGGCCGTCGGTGTCCCCGTGACAGGGCTGGGGGTGTTCTACGCGGCGGTCAAACTCGTGTCCGCCGCGAGCTCGACACTCGCCGGCCAGGCGGAGGATCTGCTCGGCCGGCGTGGCGTGTTGTTCGGGCTGGCGCCGGTGTACGGTCTCGTGTACGGACTGGCCGCACTGGTGCCGGCTGCGATCGTCCCGGCTCTGTTCGTCAGTCGTGGAGCGACGAGTCTGACGCGCCCCGTCAGGAACGGCTACCTGAACGACCGGATCGAGGACGTCGGTCGAGCGACGGTGTTGTCCGGGGTGTCGATGGCGCTGTCGCTCGCCTCGGGCGCCGCCAACGTCGTCGGCGGACAGTTCGCGGAGCGGTTCGGGACGGTGTCGTTCCTGGTGGTCACGACCGTCGCCGTCGCGGCGCTCGGTGTCGTGCTGTGGCTCGTCACAGACCCAGTTCGCACGCCAGTCGACGCGACGGCGGCTACCGAGTCGGGTGACGACTGA
- a CDS encoding GNAT family N-acetyltransferase has protein sequence MTGDDYELREQLPTPERFVELRAAVEVPPRSVEAAGRGLAESRYGVSAVHEPSDTVVGMARVVGDGATVFHVCDVVVHPDHQSRGVGTQLVDAVVEYLNANAPDEAYVNLLADLDGFYERWGFEESRPASKGMVVPTGERDWGGRV, from the coding sequence GTGACCGGTGACGACTACGAGCTGCGAGAACAGCTCCCGACGCCGGAACGGTTCGTCGAACTGCGCGCAGCCGTCGAGGTCCCCCCGCGGTCGGTCGAAGCCGCCGGACGGGGGTTGGCGGAGAGCCGCTACGGCGTCTCTGCCGTCCACGAGCCGAGCGACACGGTCGTCGGGATGGCCCGAGTCGTCGGCGACGGCGCGACCGTCTTCCACGTCTGTGACGTGGTCGTCCACCCGGACCACCAGAGCCGCGGCGTCGGCACACAGCTCGTGGACGCGGTGGTCGAGTACCTCAACGCGAACGCGCCGGACGAGGCGTACGTCAACCTACTGGCCGACTTAGACGGCTTCTACGAGCGCTGGGGGTTCGAGGAGAGCCGCCCGGCGTCGAAGGGGATGGTCGTCCCGACCGGCGAGCGCGACTGGGGAGGACGGGTGTGA
- a CDS encoding isoprenylcysteine carboxylmethyltransferase family protein, translating to MATPVYLTPPELWVLFGVGLLLGSRELIVRQYLGLGDRPAADGAGSFWVLWAATAAGTTVAVVAPLAGVGTLPAPNGSFWLGVVVMLVGFAVRMTAVVTLGEQFSHRVVVADREVVDTGPYAWVRHPSYTGAVVTYLGVGVACGNWVSVVAATGGAIVGYGHRVRLEERTLRRELEDYAAYTRKVPYRLIPFVW from the coding sequence ATGGCGACGCCGGTGTACCTCACGCCGCCGGAGCTGTGGGTGTTGTTCGGAGTCGGGCTCTTACTGGGGAGCCGCGAACTGATCGTCCGGCAGTACCTCGGGCTGGGCGACCGCCCGGCCGCGGACGGAGCGGGGTCGTTCTGGGTGTTGTGGGCCGCGACGGCCGCCGGGACGACCGTCGCGGTGGTCGCGCCGCTGGCCGGCGTCGGGACGCTGCCGGCCCCGAACGGTTCGTTCTGGCTGGGTGTCGTCGTGATGCTCGTCGGCTTCGCCGTCCGAATGACGGCAGTCGTCACGTTGGGCGAGCAGTTCAGCCACCGGGTCGTGGTTGCGGACCGGGAGGTAGTCGACACCGGGCCGTACGCCTGGGTGCGACACCCGTCGTACACGGGCGCGGTCGTCACCTACCTCGGGGTCGGGGTAGCCTGCGGCAACTGGGTGAGTGTCGTGGCCGCCACCGGCGGAGCGATCGTCGGCTACGGCCACCGCGTCCGACTGGAGGAACGAACGCTGCGTCGGGAACTCGAAGACTACGCCGCGTACACCCGGAAGGTGCCGTACCGGCTGATCCCGTTCGTGTGGTAG
- the uvsE gene encoding UV DNA damage repair endonuclease UvsE, protein MLGYAAMNRTLREESPPVRCNRSMQEATFEERGLSYVSELALQNVRDLLSILRWNVRHGIFFYRCTSKLLPWNLRYEVEELPQYDELADRLAEVGAFVRENGIRLTFHPNYYCKLASTSEDTARRSARDLANHGRWLDLMELPRTPYHAINVHVGATYGDREATLARFCERVDDLPTRAADRLVVENDDDEGLYAVGELADGVTNECGVPVTFDYHHHKFTHRGATYREGFARARETWDERPVVHLSEAERLHTGDTSVRPQSHATYVETVPDWLRAAADVMLEADAKERAVLYHTLTR, encoded by the coding sequence GTGCTCGGTTACGCCGCGATGAACCGGACGCTCCGCGAAGAGTCGCCGCCCGTCCGTTGCAACCGGAGTATGCAGGAGGCGACGTTCGAAGAGCGTGGGCTGTCGTACGTCTCGGAGCTAGCGCTCCAGAACGTCCGTGATCTCCTGTCGATCCTCCGGTGGAACGTTCGGCACGGAATCTTCTTCTACCGGTGTACGTCGAAGCTGCTCCCCTGGAACCTCCGGTACGAGGTCGAGGAGCTCCCGCAGTACGACGAGCTCGCGGACCGACTCGCCGAGGTCGGCGCGTTCGTCCGCGAGAACGGGATCAGGCTGACGTTCCACCCGAACTACTACTGCAAGCTGGCGAGCACGTCCGAAGACACCGCTCGGCGGTCGGCGCGGGACCTGGCGAACCACGGACGGTGGCTCGACCTGATGGAGCTGCCGCGGACGCCGTACCACGCGATCAACGTCCACGTCGGAGCGACGTACGGCGACCGAGAGGCGACGCTCGCGCGCTTCTGCGAGCGCGTCGACGACCTCCCGACGCGGGCTGCCGACCGACTCGTCGTCGAGAACGACGACGACGAGGGACTGTACGCCGTCGGCGAGCTCGCGGACGGCGTCACGAACGAGTGTGGCGTGCCGGTGACCTTCGACTACCACCACCACAAGTTCACCCACCGCGGAGCGACCTACCGCGAGGGGTTCGCCCGCGCCCGGGAGACGTGGGACGAGCGCCCGGTCGTGCACCTCTCGGAGGCGGAACGACTCCACACCGGCGACACGTCCGTCCGTCCACAGAGCCACGCGACGTACGTCGAGACCGTCCCGGACTGGCTCCGGGCCGCGGCGGACGTGATGCTGGAGGCGGACGCGAAGGAACGAGCCGTCCTGTACCACACACTCACGCGGTGA